The following are encoded together in the Parabacteroides chongii genome:
- a CDS encoding porin family protein, protein MMLSVWMIGGMASAQSRWSLTPEAGMTAVQRVGYGTWKPGLKVGASIGYQFKPEWIGLKTGLFYTNRGYDIDGLYNQWSSEEAVELRVENGSLKQHFLQLPVMADFSWKVKNVRMHLGVGMYAGLAISQSWSWGAWGYTIPTPETKMSYAGANSYGDIEHGYNHDNNPFRDMNSFDWGLTTSFGIEVQNWVVNVGYELSLGDEGPNYKQSYGSLGSSYTVRSIGSNYNTLSLSVGYKFKLGK, encoded by the coding sequence ATGATGTTGAGTGTGTGGATGATTGGCGGAATGGCGAGTGCACAATCCCGTTGGAGTTTGACACCGGAAGCAGGTATGACGGCCGTTCAACGTGTTGGCTACGGAACGTGGAAACCGGGTCTGAAAGTAGGAGCGAGCATAGGCTATCAATTTAAACCGGAATGGATTGGGTTGAAAACGGGTTTGTTTTATACTAATCGAGGATATGATATAGATGGCTTGTATAACCAATGGTCGTCGGAGGAGGCGGTTGAGTTGAGGGTTGAAAATGGAAGTCTCAAGCAACATTTTTTGCAATTACCGGTAATGGCCGATTTTTCGTGGAAAGTGAAGAATGTTCGCATGCACTTGGGGGTTGGTATGTATGCGGGTCTTGCCATTTCTCAAAGTTGGAGTTGGGGAGCATGGGGATACACAATTCCAACTCCGGAAACAAAAATGAGTTATGCAGGGGCAAATAGTTATGGTGATATAGAACATGGGTATAATCATGATAACAACCCTTTTAGAGATATGAATTCGTTTGATTGGGGATTGACAACTTCGTTTGGTATCGAAGTGCAGAATTGGGTAGTCAATGTTGGATATGAACTTTCATTAGGAGATGAAGGTCCTAATTATAAACAAAGCTATGGCTCTTTAGGTAGTTCCTATACCGTTCGAAGCATAGGTTCCAACTACAACACCCTGTCGCTCTCAGTCGGTTATAAATTTAAATTAGGAAAATAA
- a CDS encoding FecR family protein, whose protein sequence is MNNEQEHKLEERIRFVAKHYEEGHLDTDKAWLQFASRYQVRRTVSFRRYWMAAASVLLLLIGFSTYYITDRNSPEWVAVTTTSGQLKDVYLPDSTLISMAGNSSIRYDARSYGKERRVVEMKGKAFFQVTRNEARPFSVYTERTEVTVLGTSFQINEQPEGTDVNVMTGKVSFGTTGNETDKVILTAGMSASYSMESKGITVVEEEDLNTLSWKTRQLRFNDTPLEKVIGDLNEYYQVKVINKAENPNLKLTATFNDLPLEDVLLVINQTLDTRLAPESQK, encoded by the coding sequence ATGAACAACGAGCAGGAACATAAACTGGAAGAACGCATCCGTTTCGTAGCGAAACACTACGAGGAAGGACATTTGGATACGGATAAGGCCTGGCTGCAATTTGCCTCCAGGTATCAGGTACGCCGTACGGTCTCTTTCCGCCGCTACTGGATGGCTGCAGCTTCAGTCTTATTACTGCTCATTGGTTTCAGTACTTATTATATAACAGATCGTAATTCCCCCGAATGGGTAGCGGTAACGACTACCTCGGGACAGCTAAAAGATGTTTACCTACCTGACAGTACTCTGATTTCGATGGCTGGAAATTCCTCCATTCGATATGATGCGAGATCTTACGGAAAGGAGCGGCGTGTGGTGGAGATGAAAGGAAAAGCCTTTTTCCAGGTGACGAGGAATGAAGCACGCCCCTTTTCTGTCTATACTGAACGGACGGAAGTCACCGTACTGGGCACCAGTTTTCAGATAAATGAGCAACCGGAAGGGACTGACGTGAATGTGATGACCGGTAAAGTAAGTTTCGGTACTACCGGCAATGAAACGGATAAAGTGATATTAACCGCCGGTATGTCGGCATCATACTCCATGGAAAGTAAAGGTATCACGGTAGTTGAGGAAGAAGATCTCAACACCCTGTCGTGGAAAACCCGACAGTTACGATTCAATGACACCCCGTTGGAAAAGGTGATCGGCGATCTGAATGAATATTATCAGGTGAAAGTAATTAATAAAGCAGAAAACCCGAATCTGAAGCTGACGGCCACTTTCAATGATCTTCCGCTGGAAGATGTTTTATTGGTTATCAACCAGACGCTCGATACCCGCCTGGCCCCTGAATCCCAAAAATAA
- a CDS encoding TonB-dependent receptor, which translates to MGRIWILLTGILMLFSQVKAGERTSVVNLPVEPTPAVTMDKRQVPLLEILQELEKQTGVFFSYESSLLDEFPKMSFKAHDESLSYCLKRLFFALPVTYRLTGQIVILKRKPRLYTISGFVRDSVSYESLINATVIERVTKSGTTTNNYGFYSITLPPGKVILRASFVGFEVKEIIFDLTCDTLIDIPLHSTKALGEVVVEGLNPRSEVLSTRTGVVDVPAQRIKSMPALLGETDVVKTLQRLPGVAVGTEGMTGLYVRGGDADGNLFLLDGNPVYHTNHLLGFFSAFNPDAVKNATFYKGSFPAEYGGRLSSVVDVRTNDGDRYEYHGNLSVGLLALRGNLEGPIIKGKSSFNVSVRRTWMELITWPLLKAVNDGEEKKIKGGYHFFDMNAKVNHSFSDRTRGYMSFYMGSDSYLNGEEKDVEERVGQDFQWRWGNLIGSAGISHVFSNKLFATFTAGYTRYRSHIRQDKEGYTLSANRTNRELFRQESHYRSAMEDLSLRASFDYRLHEKHRLKFGGDYLFHNFRPEQNTMKSWYKDSVKSQETNTVYANSLIHGHEVSLFAEEEMHVMERLTASVGLRATVFHVQGETYFSMQPRLSARYLLARRLSAKLSYTKMNQYIHLLSNSYISQPTDIWVPVTRSIRPMNAHQYTAGLYYTLNRQYNFSIEGYYKRMNHLIDYKGRIPVGTDYSRWEERVGVGYGRAYGVEFMAQKKAGRLSGWIGYTLSWSDRRFPDESVNKGRRFPSKYDNRHKIDLVATYKLSRKVELTAAWMFASGNHITIQDQLYHGGGGQTNNGYMQNGSLIIGDDNIGYAASSRNNYQLSPYHRLDLGLNFYRYKKKGRLGVWNLSLCNAYGHPNPFSVRTKYRTDYDTGKKEVFLEQSILFLFLPSVSYTYKF; encoded by the coding sequence ATGGGACGTATATGGATATTGCTGACAGGGATTCTTATGCTTTTTTCTCAGGTAAAAGCCGGAGAAAGGACTTCTGTCGTTAATCTGCCGGTTGAACCGACACCCGCGGTTACGATGGATAAGCGCCAGGTCCCTTTACTGGAGATCCTGCAGGAGTTGGAAAAGCAGACCGGTGTTTTTTTCTCTTACGAATCTTCTTTGCTGGACGAATTTCCCAAAATGTCTTTTAAGGCGCATGACGAATCGCTTTCTTATTGTCTGAAACGCTTGTTCTTCGCCTTGCCCGTTACCTACCGGTTGACAGGGCAGATCGTGATCCTGAAGCGGAAGCCCCGGTTGTATACGATCAGCGGCTTTGTCCGCGATTCGGTTTCGTATGAGAGTCTGATCAATGCCACGGTTATTGAGCGTGTGACCAAGAGTGGGACGACCACCAATAATTACGGTTTTTACAGTATCACGCTCCCTCCCGGAAAAGTTATCCTGCGCGCCTCTTTTGTCGGATTCGAAGTGAAGGAGATAATCTTCGATCTGACTTGTGATACGTTGATCGATATACCTTTACACTCGACAAAGGCATTGGGCGAGGTGGTCGTGGAGGGGCTGAATCCCCGATCGGAAGTATTGAGCACGCGGACCGGGGTCGTGGATGTCCCGGCGCAACGCATCAAATCGATGCCTGCCCTGCTGGGAGAAACAGATGTGGTGAAAACCTTGCAACGACTTCCCGGCGTTGCAGTAGGGACCGAAGGGATGACCGGACTCTATGTCCGGGGAGGTGATGCAGACGGAAACCTCTTTTTACTGGATGGCAATCCGGTGTATCACACCAACCACCTGCTCGGTTTCTTCTCCGCCTTCAATCCCGATGCCGTTAAAAATGCCACATTTTATAAAGGAAGCTTTCCTGCCGAATATGGGGGAAGGCTTTCGTCTGTAGTAGACGTACGGACCAATGACGGAGACCGGTATGAATATCATGGTAATTTGTCGGTCGGTCTGCTGGCGTTGCGTGGCAATTTGGAAGGCCCTATTATAAAAGGGAAATCCTCTTTCAATGTGTCTGTGAGGCGTACCTGGATGGAACTGATTACCTGGCCGTTGTTGAAAGCGGTCAATGACGGGGAGGAGAAAAAGATCAAGGGCGGCTACCATTTCTTTGATATGAATGCGAAAGTGAACCATTCCTTTAGTGACCGGACGCGCGGTTATATGAGTTTCTATATGGGGAGCGACAGCTACCTGAACGGGGAGGAAAAAGATGTAGAAGAACGTGTGGGGCAAGACTTCCAGTGGCGTTGGGGCAATCTGATCGGTTCGGCAGGGATCAGCCATGTCTTCAGTAACAAGCTCTTTGCTACGTTTACGGCAGGCTATACGCGTTATCGTTCGCACATACGGCAGGATAAGGAAGGCTATACGCTTTCTGCCAACCGAACGAACCGGGAGTTATTTCGTCAGGAAAGCCATTACCGTTCGGCGATGGAAGATCTCAGCCTGCGTGCCTCTTTCGATTACCGGTTGCATGAAAAACACCGTCTGAAGTTCGGAGGAGATTATTTGTTCCATAACTTTCGTCCGGAACAGAATACGATGAAGAGCTGGTATAAAGATTCCGTCAAATCGCAGGAAACCAATACTGTCTATGCCAATTCGCTGATCCACGGGCATGAAGTGTCTTTGTTTGCAGAAGAGGAAATGCATGTGATGGAACGTTTGACAGCCAGTGTCGGCCTGCGGGCAACCGTTTTCCATGTGCAGGGGGAGACCTATTTTTCCATGCAGCCCCGCTTGTCTGCCCGTTATCTGCTGGCCCGTCGTTTGTCTGCCAAATTATCCTATACCAAGATGAACCAGTATATCCATTTGCTTTCCAACTCGTATATCAGCCAGCCAACGGATATCTGGGTGCCTGTTACCCGTAGTATCCGTCCGATGAATGCCCATCAATATACAGCCGGCCTTTATTATACATTGAACAGGCAATATAATTTTTCCATAGAAGGATATTATAAGCGGATGAATCATCTGATCGACTATAAAGGCCGCATTCCTGTCGGTACGGATTATTCCCGTTGGGAAGAGCGGGTAGGCGTTGGATATGGCCGTGCGTATGGTGTGGAGTTTATGGCGCAGAAGAAAGCCGGCCGCCTTTCCGGTTGGATCGGTTATACGCTGTCGTGGTCCGATCGCCGTTTTCCGGACGAGAGTGTGAATAAAGGGCGCCGTTTCCCATCCAAGTACGACAACCGTCATAAGATCGATCTGGTGGCAACTTATAAACTGTCGCGTAAAGTGGAGTTGACCGCTGCCTGGATGTTTGCTTCCGGCAATCATATCACGATCCAGGATCAACTCTACCACGGAGGTGGGGGACAGACGAATAATGGATATATGCAGAATGGGTCTCTCATCATCGGGGATGATAACATCGGTTATGCCGCCAGTTCACGTAATAACTACCAGCTATCCCCTTATCATCGTCTTGATCTGGGACTGAATTTCTATCGTTACAAAAAGAAAGGACGATTGGGGGTCTGGAACTTGAGCCTTTGTAATGCGTATGGTCATCCGAATCCCTTTTCAGTCCGGACAAAATACCGTACGGATTATGACACAGGAAAGAAGGAAGTCTTTTTGGAACAATCCATTCTTTTCTTATTTTTACCGTCTGTTTCCTATACATATAAATTCTAA
- a CDS encoding DUF4249 domain-containing protein, with product MKKELFTLLPLLSLLFCMACTRDVELKIDTVSPVLVLNASITPDQEVAAFLSKSWFLMDSVPEYDLPETGVKINVYVNDQFRGAMSRSDNPADSLEYKGQFKLPGCYVQTGDKVRLEAEAPGFDPVRGETLIPAETEIASIDTGRFITSGSYDFRLYVTFKDKPSERNYYRLIVERLIEYHKGDQIMWKSSFCDNFGRPLQDSGDQFDAPSPFPFTLIYDDPVFQPGIPSLEINDGIYCRGVFSDDMFDGEEYTVTSSFYPVSSLQTDTVTAIVHYDIHLMSVSESYHNYLKVIRNFSISLGDAYVDGLLEPTETYSNVAGGFGIVTGYRIATRRITMPFGDLSYEWW from the coding sequence ATGAAAAAGGAATTGTTTACCCTGCTGCCGCTGTTGTCGCTCCTGTTCTGCATGGCTTGTACGCGTGATGTGGAACTGAAGATCGATACGGTCTCTCCGGTGCTGGTGCTCAACGCTTCCATAACACCTGATCAGGAAGTTGCAGCTTTTCTGTCGAAGAGTTGGTTTCTGATGGATAGTGTCCCCGAATATGATTTGCCGGAAACAGGAGTAAAGATCAATGTATACGTGAACGATCAGTTTCGCGGAGCCATGTCGCGCTCGGATAATCCGGCTGATAGCCTTGAATATAAGGGACAGTTCAAATTGCCGGGATGTTATGTGCAGACCGGTGATAAGGTGAGACTTGAAGCGGAGGCACCGGGATTCGATCCGGTGAGGGGAGAAACGCTTATTCCTGCGGAGACGGAAATAGCTTCCATCGATACAGGGCGTTTTATAACGTCCGGATCATACGATTTCCGCTTATACGTGACATTTAAAGATAAGCCTTCCGAACGAAATTATTACCGGTTGATAGTAGAACGTCTGATCGAATATCATAAAGGAGATCAGATTATGTGGAAAAGTTCGTTTTGCGACAATTTCGGAAGACCGCTGCAGGATTCCGGTGATCAATTCGATGCTCCGTCTCCTTTCCCTTTCACACTGATATATGACGACCCTGTCTTTCAGCCGGGAATCCCATCTTTAGAGATCAACGACGGCATTTATTGCCGGGGTGTATTCTCTGATGATATGTTTGATGGAGAAGAATATACGGTGACAAGCTCGTTTTATCCTGTGAGTTCGCTGCAAACGGACACGGTAACTGCGATAGTACATTATGATATCCATCTGATGTCTGTTTCGGAATCCTATCACAATTATTTGAAAGTGATCCGTAACTTCTCTATTTCACTGGGAGATGCGTATGTGGACGGTTTGCTGGAACCGACTGAAACGTATTCGAACGTAGCCGGCGGATTTGGTATTGTAACGGGCTACCGGATTGCCACTCGCCGCATAACGATGCCTTTCGGTGATCTTTCGTACGAGTGGTGGTAG
- a CDS encoding cold-shock protein produces the protein MARSMTVDKRENEKKRLAKRAEKQKKKEEKKLAPKATSFEDMIAYVDENGVITSTPPEENTKKEEINQEEIMISVPKKEKEEPVVLKGKVDFFNTSKGFGFIKEQIRGDRYFFHVNSLLSKVEEGDTVTFDLERGLKGMNAINITLE, from the coding sequence ATGGCTAGATCAATGACAGTTGATAAACGTGAAAATGAAAAAAAAAGACTCGCTAAACGAGCAGAAAAACAGAAAAAGAAAGAAGAAAAGAAATTAGCTCCCAAGGCTACCAGCTTTGAAGACATGATCGCCTATGTCGATGAAAACGGTGTGATCACCTCGACACCACCGGAAGAAAACACAAAAAAAGAGGAAATTAACCAGGAAGAGATTATGATATCGGTACCTAAAAAGGAAAAAGAAGAACCTGTCGTTCTCAAAGGGAAAGTAGACTTTTTCAATACTTCGAAAGGTTTTGGCTTTATCAAAGAACAGATAAGAGGTGACAGATACTTCTTCCATGTGAACAGCTTGCTTTCAAAAGTAGAGGAAGGCGATACCGTTACCTTCGACCTGGAACGTGGCCTGAAAGGCATGAATGCCATCAACATCACTTTGGAATAA
- a CDS encoding TonB-dependent receptor domain-containing protein, with protein sequence MNRVYPAKQFARVTLVVMMMIFVLSGLQAQTNGVDETRKVTLNMQKASVREILDEIQKQAGVTFSYESSLLSGLPKTTFRADDEALENCLTRLFANLPVVYKMTGRIVVLKRKPKQVTVSGFVRDKRSAESLIGASVYESGSRVGTASNNFGFFSLTLPGGDITIRASYIGYTGRLYNLTDLERDTVLTIELEPSASLQEVVVTGQSTSKQSVLSTQMGALEINQQTIRSTPVMFGEADIIKTLQLTPGVSSGTEGTAGMYVRGGNVDENLFLIDGNPVYQINHIGGIFSAFNPEAISGMDFFKSGFPSRYGGRLSSVVDVHMKEGNMKEYHGSATLGLISGNLNFEGPIVKDRTSFNISLRRTWLDVLSAPALAIANKITKKNGIRTRARYAFHDLNLKVNHIFNDRSRMYFSLYNGNDVLKGGSSDFPSSSNTEDSYNYDTDVSLRWGNIMATTGWTYVFNNRLFGKLSGVFTRYHSKLRSTDHDIEGKEGDSDYYERFSENTTNTGIMDLGVRTSFDYLPVHSHHIRFGGDYLVHRFRPEYNRSSSFDKSQDFISNINKEYANDLLWGHEAGVFAEDDWTLLPSVRINAGVRFSLFNVQGKTYTGVEPRVSLRWLLADNLSFKASYSRMNQYVHLISNSFISLPTDAWMPVTRKLKPLLSDQVSAGFYYDLNKTYSFSVEGYYKTMENLLEYRDGHTFTPSYLNWEDKLTAGDGRAYGAEFMVRKETGRTTGWIGYGLSWADRKFDELNLGERYPARFDNRHKLNIVVMHKISPKVEISAAWSYASGNHVTLSLENYEEQETGGRFDYTGGYGNDPLYNSIDYYEGRNNYQLPAYHRLDLGLKIYRPKKKGRMGIWTISIYNVYSRMNPFMIYKSDKEVKDSNSAYGYKYVPVFKTVGIMPIIPSISYTYKF encoded by the coding sequence ATGAATAGAGTATACCCTGCAAAACAGTTTGCCCGTGTTACCTTGGTAGTAATGATGATGATTTTCGTTCTGTCAGGTCTTCAGGCCCAGACAAACGGTGTGGATGAAACACGGAAGGTTACGTTGAACATGCAGAAGGCTTCTGTCCGGGAGATCCTGGATGAGATCCAGAAGCAGGCTGGAGTAACTTTTTCCTATGAATCGTCTTTGTTGAGTGGGCTTCCGAAAACTACGTTCCGTGCGGATGATGAGGCACTGGAGAATTGTCTGACACGTTTGTTTGCCAATTTACCGGTGGTGTATAAGATGACAGGAAGGATAGTTGTTCTGAAGCGTAAACCCAAGCAGGTAACGGTCAGTGGTTTTGTGCGAGACAAACGGTCCGCCGAATCTCTGATCGGGGCCTCGGTTTATGAATCCGGAAGCCGTGTAGGAACGGCATCCAATAATTTCGGTTTTTTTAGCCTGACCCTGCCGGGTGGGGATATTACGATCCGTGCCTCTTATATCGGTTATACCGGTCGGTTGTATAATCTGACTGATCTCGAACGCGACACTGTGCTGACTATTGAACTGGAACCTTCAGCATCTTTGCAGGAGGTGGTTGTGACCGGACAAAGTACCAGTAAACAGTCTGTATTAAGTACCCAGATGGGAGCGTTGGAAATTAACCAGCAGACGATCCGCTCTACACCTGTGATGTTCGGTGAGGCGGATATTATCAAGACATTGCAGTTGACTCCCGGTGTATCGTCAGGGACGGAGGGAACAGCCGGTATGTATGTACGTGGCGGAAATGTGGATGAGAACCTGTTTCTGATCGACGGTAATCCGGTGTATCAGATCAATCATATCGGTGGTATTTTCTCGGCTTTCAATCCGGAAGCGATCAGCGGCATGGACTTCTTCAAATCGGGATTTCCTTCGCGTTATGGCGGAAGGCTTTCTTCAGTGGTCGACGTGCATATGAAAGAGGGGAATATGAAGGAATATCATGGGAGCGCCACGTTGGGTCTGATCTCCGGCAATTTGAATTTCGAGGGACCTATCGTGAAAGACCGTACCTCTTTTAATATATCTCTGCGCCGTACCTGGCTCGATGTATTGTCGGCTCCGGCTCTTGCCATAGCTAACAAGATTACGAAGAAAAATGGCATCCGTACCCGTGCACGTTATGCCTTTCATGATCTGAACCTGAAAGTGAATCATATATTTAACGATCGTAGCCGTATGTACTTCAGCTTGTATAACGGGAATGACGTGCTGAAGGGGGGAAGCTCTGATTTTCCTTCAAGTTCTAATACGGAAGACAGTTATAATTATGATACGGATGTTTCCTTACGCTGGGGAAATATAATGGCAACAACCGGTTGGACCTATGTGTTCAATAATCGTTTATTTGGAAAGCTTTCCGGTGTTTTTACCCGCTATCATTCCAAATTGAGAAGTACCGATCATGATATTGAAGGAAAAGAAGGTGATAGCGACTATTATGAAAGGTTTAGTGAAAACACTACCAATACCGGCATTATGGATTTGGGAGTACGTACTTCTTTTGATTATTTGCCGGTTCATTCACATCATATCCGTTTTGGAGGAGATTATCTGGTACATCGTTTTCGCCCGGAATACAATCGTTCGTCTTCCTTTGACAAAAGCCAGGATTTCATTTCCAATATTAATAAAGAGTACGCCAATGACCTGTTATGGGGACATGAGGCCGGTGTGTTTGCTGAAGATGACTGGACTTTGTTACCGTCTGTCCGTATAAATGCCGGGGTACGTTTCAGTCTGTTTAATGTGCAGGGAAAAACATATACCGGAGTTGAGCCGCGTGTGTCTCTTCGTTGGCTACTGGCTGATAATTTAAGTTTCAAGGCTTCCTATTCACGTATGAACCAGTATGTGCACCTGATCAGCAACAGTTTCATCAGTCTGCCTACCGATGCATGGATGCCGGTAACACGGAAACTGAAACCCTTGCTTAGCGATCAGGTCTCTGCCGGTTTTTATTATGATCTCAATAAAACCTACAGCTTTTCTGTTGAAGGATATTATAAGACAATGGAAAATTTGCTGGAATATCGTGACGGACATACTTTTACCCCTTCTTATCTGAATTGGGAAGATAAGTTGACAGCTGGTGACGGACGTGCTTATGGTGCTGAATTTATGGTGCGTAAGGAAACCGGGCGCACGACAGGATGGATCGGTTATGGTCTTTCCTGGGCCGACCGTAAGTTTGATGAATTGAATTTGGGAGAACGTTATCCGGCACGTTTCGACAACCGGCATAAACTGAATATTGTAGTCATGCATAAAATATCTCCGAAAGTGGAAATATCTGCTGCCTGGTCGTATGCTTCGGGAAATCATGTCACATTATCGCTTGAGAATTATGAGGAACAGGAAACAGGAGGGCGCTTTGATTATACGGGAGGATATGGAAATGATCCATTGTACAATTCTATAGATTATTATGAAGGGCGCAATAATTACCAGCTGCCGGCTTATCACCGTCTCGACCTGGGATTGAAAATCTATCGCCCGAAGAAGAAAGGGCGTATGGGAATTTGGACAATCAGTATTTACAATGTCTACTCACGGATGAATCCGTTCATGATCTATAAGAGCGATAAAGAAGTAAAAGATTCGAATAGCGCATACGGATATAAATATGTCCCGGTATTTAAAACTGTTGGTATAATGCCTATTATACCATCTATTTCTTATACATATAAATTCTGA
- a CDS encoding DUF4249 domain-containing protein — MKMSIKCIFLLNFVLLVSSCTKEVDLEYLRPDSKLVLNSVASQGEQLKASLSRTWFYTDENPNVVIKDARVDLYVNDRLVETMSWDVEETEYYSIGNYVSSYHPVSGDKIRIEASKDGFKDVAAEEIVPDRPPLISFAAEKIKSHDPYASRDIKNRFKVTFKDDPDAVNCYMINFQVARPIPEYDDEDWTKPPVYSGEYRWDRAYIDYASEPLFGNKISILDKVMGNDWLSGSNGRPFSDEQINGKEYTMTLEESSYGYYYGDSSDLPDSARVYLYAISEPYYRYLSALISLYDGSLNNDLADVGLAEPVRAFNNIKGGIGILGAVCVDSLTVAIQKLN; from the coding sequence ATGAAAATGAGTATAAAGTGTATTTTCTTATTGAATTTTGTTCTGTTGGTATCTTCCTGCACAAAAGAGGTTGATTTGGAGTATTTGCGTCCGGATTCAAAACTGGTATTGAATAGTGTGGCCTCTCAGGGAGAACAGTTGAAAGCCTCTTTGTCGCGTACCTGGTTCTATACGGATGAAAATCCGAATGTCGTTATTAAAGATGCCCGGGTGGATTTATATGTAAATGACCGACTGGTAGAAACAATGAGTTGGGATGTAGAAGAAACGGAATATTATTCTATAGGTAATTATGTTTCTTCTTATCATCCGGTTTCAGGCGATAAGATCCGAATCGAAGCATCGAAAGACGGTTTTAAAGATGTCGCCGCCGAGGAGATCGTTCCGGACCGGCCGCCACTGATCAGTTTTGCCGCAGAAAAAATTAAGTCGCATGACCCCTATGCTTCCAGAGATATAAAAAATCGTTTTAAGGTGACATTCAAGGATGATCCTGATGCTGTCAATTGTTATATGATCAATTTTCAGGTAGCCAGACCTATACCGGAATATGATGACGAAGATTGGACTAAGCCTCCTGTTTATAGTGGAGAATACAGGTGGGATCGTGCTTATATCGATTATGCTTCCGAGCCATTATTCGGAAATAAAATCTCTATTTTGGATAAGGTGATGGGGAATGATTGGTTATCGGGTTCTAATGGTCGTCCTTTCTCGGATGAGCAGATAAATGGAAAAGAATACACAATGACTTTGGAGGAAAGTTCATATGGATATTATTATGGGGACTCTAGTGATCTGCCGGATTCCGCAAGAGTGTATCTGTATGCCATATCTGAACCTTATTATCGATATTTATCCGCTTTGATATCTTTGTATGATGGTTCCTTGAATAATGACCTGGCTGATGTCGGACTGGCTGAACCGGTCCGGGCGTTCAATAATATCAAGGGTGGCATCGGGATATTGGGAGCTGTGTGTGTGGACAGTCTTACGGTTGCCATTCAAAAATTAAACTGA
- a CDS encoding endonuclease/exonuclease/phosphatase family protein: protein MKIFKAFSLFFLLFTFSFKGIAQDTNQQTLKVISYNIWNGFEKDAARRARFVDWMNEQKPQIVALEELVGFTEKDLSELAASYGHPYVAIIKEEGYPVGLTSLQPIRVIKKQVEGFWHGMLHAQTYGLDIIVTHLSPFEWSYRLKEATAITQYIRENELNECLVMGDFNAYSPFDADEVETHTELRKNMLGWDKKHPEYGNMRGEQFDYSVLSQFLSIGFADPVKMFAPANKRMSYPAATLYEWQWGDPRLKMLGERLDYILVSPSLAPRCVHASVHNGKDLEGISDHYPVSLIFEWQP from the coding sequence ATGAAAATTTTCAAAGCGTTCAGCCTGTTTTTCTTACTATTCACATTCTCTTTCAAGGGAATCGCCCAGGATACGAATCAGCAAACACTCAAAGTCATTTCTTACAATATCTGGAATGGATTTGAAAAGGATGCTGCTCGGAGAGCGCGTTTCGTCGATTGGATGAATGAGCAGAAACCGCAGATTGTCGCTTTGGAAGAACTCGTGGGATTTACAGAAAAAGACTTGTCGGAACTGGCAGCCTCTTACGGCCATCCGTATGTAGCCATCATAAAGGAGGAAGGATATCCGGTAGGACTTACTTCCCTTCAACCGATCCGGGTGATCAAAAAGCAGGTCGAAGGCTTCTGGCATGGTATGTTGCATGCACAGACCTACGGGCTGGATATCATCGTCACCCACCTCAGCCCGTTCGAATGGAGCTACCGGCTGAAAGAAGCGACTGCCATCACACAATATATTCGGGAAAACGAACTCAACGAGTGCCTGGTGATGGGTGATTTTAATGCTTATTCTCCTTTCGATGCCGACGAGGTTGAAACGCATACCGAGCTCAGAAAGAATATGCTGGGATGGGATAAGAAACACCCGGAATATGGAAATATGCGTGGTGAACAGTTCGATTACTCCGTCTTATCCCAATTCCTCTCCATCGGTTTTGCCGATCCTGTCAAGATGTTCGCCCCTGCCAACAAACGAATGTCATATCCCGCTGCCACTCTCTACGAATGGCAATGGGGCGATCCGCGTCTGAAAATGCTCGGTGAGCGCCTGGATTATATTCTGGTTTCTCCTTCCCTGGCTCCTCGATGCGTCCATGCATCCGTCCATAATGGAAAAGACCTGGAAGGGATTTCGGATCATTATCCGGTCAGTTTAATTTTTGAATGGCAACCGTAA